Proteins from a single region of Streptomyces sp. TN58:
- a CDS encoding ABC transporter ATP-binding protein, whose amino-acid sequence MLIRLLRTHLGPYRKPIAALVLLQLLQTSASLYLPTLNADIIDKGVVNGDTGYILRFGALMLGVSLVQLVCNVGAVYYGARTAAAVGRDIRGAVFDRVQSFSARELGQFGAPSLITRTTNDVQQVQMLVLMTFTLMVSAPIMCVGGIAMALSLDVRLSGVLLAVVPVLGISVGAIVHRTRPLFRQLQDRLDTVNRVLREQITGNRVIRAFVRDDYEKERFREANADLTGVSLASGRLLALMFPTVIVVVNISSVAVIWFGAMRVDSGGMEVGQLTAFLAYLMQIVMSVMMATFMFMMVPRAEVCAERIQEVLDTESSVVPPAEPVRELTRRGLLELRGADFGYPGAESPVLRGVDLVARPGETTAVIGSTGSGKSTLLGLVPRLFDATGGEVLVDGEDVRRLDPELLARTVGMVPQKPYLFSGTIASNLRYGRPDAGDEELWHALEVAQAKEFVSALEGGLEAPVTQGGTNVSGGQRQRLAIARTLVQRPEIYLFDDSFSALDYATDAALRAALARETEDATVVIVAQRVATIRDADRIIVLDEGQVVGEGRHHELMAGNETYREIVLSQLTEAEAA is encoded by the coding sequence GTGCTCATACGACTTCTGCGGACCCACCTGGGCCCGTACCGCAAACCCATCGCGGCGCTGGTCCTGCTGCAACTGCTGCAGACCAGCGCCAGCCTCTACCTGCCCACCCTGAACGCCGACATCATCGACAAGGGTGTCGTCAACGGCGACACCGGCTACATCCTGCGCTTCGGCGCACTGATGCTGGGCGTCTCGCTCGTCCAGCTCGTCTGCAACGTCGGAGCCGTCTACTACGGCGCCCGCACGGCCGCGGCCGTCGGTCGCGACATCCGTGGCGCCGTCTTCGACCGGGTGCAGAGCTTCTCCGCCCGGGAGCTCGGCCAGTTCGGCGCCCCGTCACTGATCACCCGTACGACGAACGACGTCCAGCAGGTCCAGATGCTGGTGCTGATGACCTTCACCCTGATGGTGTCGGCCCCGATCATGTGCGTCGGCGGCATCGCGATGGCGCTCTCGCTGGACGTGCGTCTGTCGGGCGTCCTGCTGGCCGTGGTGCCCGTACTCGGGATCTCCGTCGGCGCCATCGTCCACCGGACGCGGCCGCTGTTCCGCCAGCTGCAGGACCGCCTGGACACCGTGAACCGGGTGCTGCGCGAGCAGATCACCGGCAACCGGGTGATCCGCGCCTTCGTCCGCGACGACTACGAGAAGGAACGCTTCCGGGAGGCCAACGCCGACCTCACCGGCGTCTCGCTGGCCTCGGGCCGGCTGCTGGCTCTGATGTTCCCGACCGTGATCGTGGTCGTGAACATCTCCAGCGTCGCCGTCATCTGGTTCGGCGCGATGCGCGTCGACAGCGGCGGTATGGAGGTCGGCCAGCTCACGGCCTTCCTCGCCTACCTGATGCAGATCGTCATGTCCGTGATGATGGCCACCTTCATGTTCATGATGGTGCCGCGCGCCGAGGTCTGCGCCGAGCGCATCCAGGAGGTGCTGGACACCGAGTCCAGCGTCGTCCCGCCCGCCGAACCGGTGCGCGAACTCACCCGCCGCGGGCTCCTGGAGCTGCGCGGCGCCGACTTCGGCTACCCGGGCGCCGAGTCCCCCGTCCTGCGCGGTGTGGACCTGGTGGCCCGTCCCGGCGAGACCACGGCGGTGATCGGCTCCACCGGAAGCGGCAAGTCCACGCTGCTGGGCCTGGTCCCGCGGCTGTTCGACGCGACCGGCGGCGAGGTACTGGTCGACGGCGAGGACGTACGCCGACTCGACCCGGAACTGCTGGCGAGGACGGTCGGCATGGTGCCGCAGAAGCCGTACCTCTTCTCCGGCACCATCGCCTCCAACCTGCGCTACGGACGCCCGGACGCCGGCGACGAAGAGCTGTGGCATGCGCTGGAGGTCGCCCAGGCGAAGGAGTTCGTCTCGGCGCTGGAGGGCGGCCTGGAGGCCCCCGTGACCCAGGGCGGGACGAACGTCTCCGGCGGCCAGCGCCAGCGACTGGCCATCGCCCGCACGCTGGTCCAGCGCCCCGAGATCTACCTCTTCGACGACTCCTTCTCGGCCCTGGACTACGCGACGGACGCGGCGCTGCGCGCGGCGCTCGCCCGCGAGACCGAGGACGCGACCGTGGTCATCGTCGCCCAGCGGGTCGCGACGATCCGCGACGCCGACCGGATCATCGTCCTGGACGAGGGGCAGGTCGTGGGCGAGGGACGCCACCACGAGCTGATGGCCGGCAACGAGACCTACCGGGAGATCGTGCTCTCCCAGCTGACGGAGGCGGAGGCCGCATGA
- a CDS encoding molybdopterin oxidoreductase family protein, which yields MSTSATATATHCPYCALQCGMNLRPEPGGAGVTVEERADFPVNRGALCGKGRTAPAVLSSRVRLTEPLVRTHAGRLEPATWEEALDAVAAGLTRTSREHGPDAVGVFGGGGLTNEKAYALGKFARVALRTSQIDYNGRFCMSSAAAAHQKAFGLDRGLPFPLEDIPRTGCVILVGSNLAETMPPALRYLTELKANGGTLIVIDPRRTRTAEQADLHLAPRPGTDLALALGLLHLVVADGRTDEEFIAARTTGWEEARAAAMAHWPELVERITGVPVPALREAVSLFCAPESAMVLTARGPEQQSKGTDTVGAWINLCLATGRAGRPLSGYGCLTGQGNGQGGREHGQKADQLPGYRKLTDPAARAHVAEVWGVDPDSLPGPGRSAYELLDALGTDVKSLLLMGSNPVVSAPRAAHIEDRIRSLDFLAVADVVLSETAALADVVLPVTQWAEETGTTTNLEGRVLLRRRALTPPPGVRSDLDVLHGLAARLGVEKGFPTAPEEVFDELRRASAGGPADYSGITYDRIESEQGVFWPCPEGSAGTQRLFLDRFATDDGRARFVPVAHRDAAEVPDAEYPLLLTTGRVVAQYQSGAQTRRVDELNEAAPGPFVELHPRLAARIGAVDGSPLAVTSRRGRAVAPARITDAIRADTVFMPFHWPGEGRANTLTNPALDPTSRMPEFKVCAVRVEPA from the coding sequence ATGAGCACCTCCGCCACCGCCACCGCCACACACTGCCCCTACTGCGCCCTGCAGTGCGGGATGAACCTGCGCCCCGAGCCCGGCGGCGCGGGCGTGACGGTGGAGGAGCGCGCCGACTTCCCGGTCAACCGGGGAGCACTGTGCGGCAAGGGCCGCACCGCCCCTGCCGTGCTCTCCTCCCGGGTGCGCCTGACCGAGCCGCTCGTCCGCACCCACGCAGGGCGGCTCGAACCGGCCACCTGGGAGGAGGCTTTGGACGCCGTCGCCGCGGGCCTCACCCGCACGTCCCGCGAGCACGGGCCGGACGCGGTCGGCGTCTTCGGCGGCGGCGGGCTGACCAACGAGAAGGCGTACGCGCTCGGCAAGTTCGCCCGCGTCGCCCTGCGTACCTCGCAGATCGACTACAACGGCCGCTTCTGCATGTCATCGGCCGCCGCCGCGCACCAGAAGGCCTTCGGGCTCGACCGCGGCCTGCCCTTCCCGCTGGAGGACATCCCCCGCACCGGCTGCGTGATCCTCGTCGGTTCGAACCTGGCCGAGACCATGCCGCCCGCCCTGCGCTACCTCACCGAGCTCAAGGCCAACGGCGGCACCCTCATCGTCATCGACCCGCGCCGCACGCGCACCGCGGAACAGGCCGACCTGCACCTGGCCCCGCGCCCCGGCACCGACCTCGCCCTCGCCCTGGGCCTCCTGCACCTCGTCGTCGCCGACGGCCGCACCGACGAGGAGTTCATCGCCGCCCGCACCACCGGCTGGGAGGAGGCCCGGGCCGCCGCCATGGCCCACTGGCCGGAGCTGGTGGAACGGATCACCGGCGTCCCGGTCCCGGCCCTGCGCGAGGCCGTCTCCCTCTTCTGCGCACCGGAGTCCGCGATGGTCCTGACCGCCCGCGGCCCGGAGCAGCAGTCCAAGGGCACAGACACCGTCGGCGCATGGATCAACCTGTGCCTGGCCACCGGCCGGGCCGGCCGCCCGCTGTCCGGCTACGGCTGCCTCACCGGCCAGGGCAACGGCCAGGGCGGACGCGAGCACGGGCAGAAGGCCGACCAGCTCCCCGGCTACCGCAAGCTCACCGATCCGGCCGCGCGGGCACACGTCGCCGAGGTCTGGGGCGTCGACCCCGACAGCCTGCCCGGGCCCGGCCGCAGCGCCTACGAACTCCTCGACGCCCTCGGCACCGACGTGAAGTCGCTCCTGCTGATGGGCTCCAACCCGGTGGTCTCCGCCCCCCGGGCCGCACACATCGAGGACCGCATCCGCTCACTGGACTTCCTCGCCGTCGCCGACGTCGTGCTCTCCGAGACGGCCGCCCTCGCGGACGTCGTCCTCCCCGTCACCCAGTGGGCGGAGGAGACCGGCACCACCACCAACCTGGAGGGCCGCGTCCTGCTGCGCCGCCGCGCCCTGACCCCGCCCCCCGGCGTCCGCAGCGACCTGGACGTCCTGCACGGGCTCGCCGCCCGCCTCGGCGTCGAGAAGGGCTTCCCCACCGCCCCCGAGGAGGTCTTCGACGAACTGCGCCGCGCCTCGGCCGGCGGCCCGGCGGACTACTCGGGCATCACCTACGACCGCATCGAGTCCGAGCAGGGCGTCTTCTGGCCCTGCCCCGAAGGATCGGCCGGCACCCAGCGCCTCTTCCTGGACCGTTTCGCCACGGACGACGGCCGGGCCCGCTTCGTCCCCGTCGCCCACCGCGACGCCGCGGAGGTCCCCGACGCGGAGTACCCGCTCCTGCTCACCACCGGCCGTGTGGTCGCCCAGTACCAGTCCGGCGCCCAGACCCGCCGGGTGGACGAGCTCAACGAGGCCGCACCCGGCCCGTTCGTCGAACTGCACCCCCGCCTCGCCGCCCGCATCGGCGCGGTCGACGGCAGCCCCCTCGCGGTCACCTCCCGCCGCGGCCGCGCCGTGGCCCCGGCCCGCATCACCGACGCCATCCGCGCGGACACGGTCTTCATGCCCTTCCACTGGCCGGGCGAGGGCCGCGCCAACACCCTGACCAACCCGGCCCTCGACCCCACCTCCCGCATGCCGGAGTTCAAGGTCTGCGCGGTCCGCGTCGAACCGGCCTGA
- a CDS encoding deoxyguanosinetriphosphate triphosphohydrolase, whose translation MEGTAHAPADDLYSPYDPADTERFAAEPDKRPGRTAFQRDRARVLHSAALRRLAGKTQVVTPGTRSYDWDASPRTRLTHSLECAQVGRELGAALGCDPDLVEAACLSHDMGHPPFGHNGEEALNEFAKDCGGFEGNAQSLRLLTRLEPKRFVPGPAGGQPVSVGLNLTRACLDAATKYPWARGGHPTDPGSVKFGAYEDDLPVFQWLRRGAPADRKCFEAQVMDWADDVAYSVHDFEDGLHAGHLDPNLLFAEPERAAIWQVAIGRYVPADTSPEELRAALDRLMEQEWWPHGYDGSAVAQARLKDATSQLIGRFCLAAEGATREAYGSGRLTRYGAELVVPREARNECAVLKAVADLYVIQRDEQERIRADQRIVLAELAEALSARAPEGLDPQFRAIFDAAADDRARKRAVVDQIACLTDASARSLHARLTRRTRRAEG comes from the coding sequence ATGGAAGGCACCGCGCACGCCCCCGCAGACGACCTCTACTCGCCCTACGACCCGGCCGACACCGAGCGCTTCGCCGCCGAGCCCGACAAACGGCCCGGGCGCACCGCCTTCCAGCGCGACCGCGCCCGCGTGCTGCACTCCGCCGCGCTGCGCCGCCTCGCCGGGAAGACCCAGGTGGTCACCCCCGGCACCCGCTCGTACGACTGGGACGCCAGCCCCCGTACCCGCCTGACGCACTCGCTGGAGTGCGCCCAGGTGGGGCGGGAGCTCGGCGCGGCGCTCGGCTGCGACCCCGACCTCGTCGAGGCCGCCTGCCTCTCGCACGACATGGGCCACCCGCCCTTCGGCCACAACGGCGAGGAGGCGCTGAACGAGTTCGCCAAGGACTGCGGCGGCTTCGAGGGCAACGCCCAGTCGCTGCGCCTGCTGACGCGGCTGGAGCCGAAGCGGTTCGTGCCCGGCCCGGCCGGGGGGCAGCCGGTCAGCGTCGGCCTCAACCTCACCCGGGCCTGCCTGGACGCCGCCACCAAGTACCCGTGGGCCCGCGGCGGCCACCCGACCGATCCCGGCTCGGTGAAGTTCGGGGCGTACGAGGACGACCTGCCCGTCTTCCAGTGGCTGCGGCGCGGCGCGCCCGCCGACCGCAAGTGCTTCGAGGCCCAGGTCATGGACTGGGCGGACGACGTCGCCTACTCCGTCCACGACTTCGAGGACGGGCTGCACGCCGGGCATCTCGACCCCAACCTGCTGTTCGCCGAGCCCGAGCGGGCCGCGATCTGGCAGGTCGCCATCGGACGGTACGTCCCCGCCGACACCTCCCCGGAGGAACTGCGCGCCGCCCTGGACCGTTTGATGGAGCAGGAGTGGTGGCCGCACGGGTACGACGGCTCCGCCGTGGCCCAGGCCCGCCTGAAGGACGCCACGAGCCAGCTGATCGGCCGCTTCTGCCTGGCCGCGGAAGGAGCCACCCGGGAGGCGTACGGCTCGGGCCGACTGACGCGGTACGGGGCCGAGCTGGTGGTGCCGCGCGAGGCGCGCAACGAGTGCGCGGTCCTCAAGGCGGTCGCCGACCTGTACGTCATACAGCGCGACGAGCAGGAGCGGATCCGCGCCGACCAGCGCATCGTCCTGGCCGAACTGGCCGAGGCGCTCAGCGCCCGCGCACCCGAGGGCCTGGACCCTCAGTTCCGCGCCATCTTCGACGCGGCCGCGGACGACCGGGCCAGGAAGCGGGCCGTCGTCGATCAGATCGCGTGTCTGACCGACGCTTCCGCCCGTTCCCTGCACGCACGCCTCACCCGGCGCACCCGACGCGCCGAAGGGTGA
- a CDS encoding sirohydrochlorin chelatase encodes MQQPTLVAVAHGSRDPRALRTALALLERVRELRPRLDVRLGHIELNEPLLDYTLRAASGAAVLVPLLLGRGHHVKRDLPAAAARATHLDTRVAAPLGPHPLLVEALYERLTEAGWTAGTAVVLGAAGSRDPDSAADTRRTASLLSRRLGGVPVVPAYASAAAPDAPGAVRALAARGHRRIAVASYFAAPGRFATQTAAAAPDLAAAPLGDHPALARLLLHRYDEALARPAARPLPELVSA; translated from the coding sequence ATGCAGCAGCCCACCCTCGTCGCCGTGGCCCACGGCAGCCGCGACCCGCGCGCCCTGCGCACCGCCCTCGCCCTCCTCGAACGGGTCCGCGAGCTCCGCCCGCGCCTCGACGTCCGGCTCGGCCACATCGAGCTGAACGAGCCGCTGCTCGACTACACCCTGCGCGCCGCGTCCGGCGCCGCGGTGCTCGTCCCGCTGCTGCTCGGCCGCGGCCACCACGTCAAACGCGACCTCCCCGCGGCCGCCGCCCGTGCCACCCACCTGGACACCCGCGTGGCCGCTCCGCTGGGCCCCCACCCGCTGCTCGTCGAAGCGCTGTACGAGCGGCTCACGGAGGCCGGGTGGACCGCCGGCACCGCCGTGGTCCTCGGCGCCGCCGGCTCCCGCGACCCCGACTCGGCAGCCGACACCCGGCGCACCGCCTCGCTGCTCTCCCGGCGCCTCGGCGGCGTCCCGGTGGTGCCCGCCTACGCCTCGGCCGCCGCGCCCGACGCCCCCGGGGCCGTCCGCGCCCTCGCCGCCCGCGGCCACCGCCGGATCGCCGTGGCCTCGTACTTCGCCGCTCCCGGCCGGTTCGCCACCCAGACCGCCGCGGCCGCGCCCGACCTCGCGGCCGCCCCGCTGGGCGATCACCCCGCCCTGGCCCGGCTGTTGCTGCACCGCTACGACGAGGCCCTGGCCCGTCCCGCCGCCCGCCCCCTGCCGGAACTCGTCTCCGCCTGA
- a CDS encoding RNA polymerase sigma factor — translation MQTRTLTVNASESSEAVAVDEEPEVLELIEPVPVQRRRDSDGSGGGSGPSADLFRQYLREIGRIPLLTAAEEVDLARRVEAGLFAEEKLGNTPDLDSQLALDLDRLVVMGRMAKRRLIESNLRLVVSVAKRYVGRGLTMLDLVQEGNLGLIRAVEKFDYARGYKFSTYATWWIRQAMSRALADQARTIRVPVHVVELINRVVRVQRRMLQERGYEPTAEEVAHHLELTPERVLEVLRLAQEPVSLHAPVGEEDDVALGDLIEDGDAASPVESAAFFLLREHLEAVLSTLGERERKVVQLRYGLADGRPRTLEEIGRIFGVTRERIRQIESKTLNKLRDHAFADQLRGYLD, via the coding sequence GTGCAGACCCGGACCCTGACCGTGAACGCGAGCGAGTCCTCGGAGGCCGTCGCCGTGGACGAAGAGCCCGAGGTACTGGAGCTCATCGAGCCGGTACCTGTGCAGCGCAGGCGGGACAGCGACGGGAGCGGGGGCGGATCCGGACCCTCCGCCGACCTGTTCCGCCAGTACCTGCGCGAGATAGGCAGGATCCCGCTGCTCACCGCCGCGGAGGAGGTGGACCTGGCACGGCGCGTCGAAGCCGGACTGTTCGCCGAGGAGAAGCTCGGCAACACCCCCGACCTCGACTCCCAGCTCGCCCTCGACCTCGACCGGCTCGTCGTCATGGGTCGCATGGCCAAACGCCGGCTCATCGAGTCGAACCTGCGCCTCGTCGTCTCCGTCGCGAAGCGGTACGTCGGCCGCGGGCTCACCATGCTCGACCTGGTGCAGGAGGGGAACCTCGGGCTGATCCGGGCCGTTGAGAAGTTCGACTACGCCCGCGGGTACAAGTTCTCCACCTACGCCACCTGGTGGATCCGGCAGGCGATGTCCCGGGCCCTCGCCGACCAGGCCCGGACCATCCGCGTGCCCGTCCACGTCGTCGAGCTGATCAACCGCGTCGTGCGCGTCCAGCGCCGCATGCTCCAGGAACGCGGCTACGAGCCCACCGCCGAAGAGGTCGCCCACCACCTGGAGCTGACCCCCGAGCGCGTACTCGAAGTGCTGCGCCTCGCCCAGGAGCCGGTCTCCCTGCACGCCCCCGTCGGCGAGGAGGACGACGTCGCCCTCGGCGACCTCATCGAGGACGGGGACGCAGCCTCCCCCGTGGAGTCGGCCGCCTTCTTCCTGCTGCGCGAGCACCTGGAGGCGGTCCTGTCGACCCTCGGCGAACGTGAGCGCAAGGTCGTGCAGTTGCGCTACGGCCTCGCGGACGGACGCCCCCGCACCCTGGAGGAGATCGGCCGGATCTTCGGCGTGACGCGCGAGCGGATCCGCCAGATCGAGTCCAAGACCCTCAACAAGCTGCGCGACCACGCCTTCGCCGACCAGCTGCGCGGCTACCTCGACTGA
- a CDS encoding SanA/YdcF family protein codes for MRAAVAVRTVGYRAGWPRRLRGVRGRRRAVRAVMAGCVLALLPSAWTHASAADRLRTTADAPAADVAVVFGAGLWRGRPTPYLADRLDAAAELYRTGKVKVVLVTGDNSRREYDEPDAMRTYLTGKGVPDGRIVSDYAGFDTWDSCVRAKEIFGVDRAVLVTQGFHIRRAVALCQAAGLDSYGVGVADVHDATWRYGQAREFLAAGKAAVDAAFKPAPHFLGPKEQGISQALAASAR; via the coding sequence ATGCGTGCGGCTGTGGCGGTGAGGACGGTGGGCTACCGGGCGGGGTGGCCCAGGCGGCTGCGGGGAGTCAGGGGCAGACGGCGAGCGGTGCGGGCCGTCATGGCGGGTTGTGTGCTGGCGCTGCTCCCGTCGGCGTGGACCCACGCGTCGGCCGCCGACCGGCTGCGGACCACGGCCGACGCGCCCGCCGCCGATGTGGCGGTGGTGTTCGGGGCCGGCCTGTGGCGGGGGCGGCCCACCCCCTATCTCGCCGACCGGCTCGACGCCGCTGCCGAGCTGTACCGCACCGGCAAGGTCAAGGTCGTCCTGGTCACGGGGGACAACAGCCGCCGCGAGTACGACGAGCCCGACGCGATGCGCACCTACCTCACCGGGAAGGGGGTGCCGGACGGGCGGATCGTCAGCGACTACGCGGGCTTCGACACGTGGGACTCCTGCGTGCGGGCCAAGGAGATCTTCGGGGTCGACCGGGCCGTGCTGGTCACCCAGGGCTTCCACATACGCAGGGCCGTCGCCCTGTGCCAGGCGGCGGGCCTGGACTCGTACGGCGTCGGGGTCGCCGACGTGCACGACGCCACCTGGCGCTACGGGCAGGCGCGCGAGTTCCTCGCGGCCGGCAAGGCGGCCGTGGACGCGGCCTTCAAGCCGGCCCCGCACTTCCTGGGCCCGAAGGAACAGGGCATATCGCAGGCCCTGGCGGCTTCGGCGAGGTGA
- a CDS encoding ABC transporter ATP-binding protein, producing the protein MSGPGGRMMMGPAQRSLDFRGSGRRLLAQLAQDRAKLWGMVLAVVGSVACAVVGPKILGEATDLVFAGIVGREMPAGVTKQQALEAMRARGDEGMADMLSGTDFTPGQGIDFGAVGVVAIWALVVFTLAGLLMLVATRLSNHVMNGTLYRMREELQAKLSRLPLSYFDQQKRGEVLSRATNDIDNIGQTLQQTMGQLLNSLLTIVGVLAMMFWISPLLALVAVGTVPVSVYVAAKIGKKSQPQFVEQWKTTGTLNAHIEEMYSGHNLVKVFGRQKESAAVFAEQNEALYRASFKAQLVSGIMQPVMFFISNINYVLIAVVGGLRVASGSLSIGDVQAFIQYSRQFSMPLTQVASMANLVQSGVASAERVYELLDAPEQERDADVPERPRELRGQVTFDKVAFRYEPDRPLIENLSLSVEPGHTVAIVGPTGAGKTTLVNLLMRFYEVTGGEIALDGVDIAKMTREELRGGIGMVLQDTWLFGGTIAENIAYGASREVTRAEIEEAARAAHADRFIRTLPDGYDTVLDDEGSGVSAGEKQLITIARAFLSDPVILVLDEATSSVDTRTEVLIQKAMARLAHGRTSFVIAHRLSTIRDADVILVMESGSIVEQGTHEELLASGGAYARLYAAQFAQAVAEVD; encoded by the coding sequence ATGAGCGGGCCCGGAGGACGGATGATGATGGGGCCGGCCCAGCGGTCCCTGGACTTCAGGGGATCGGGCAGGCGGCTGCTGGCCCAGCTCGCGCAGGACCGGGCCAAGCTGTGGGGCATGGTCCTCGCCGTTGTCGGCAGCGTCGCCTGCGCCGTCGTCGGACCGAAGATCCTCGGCGAGGCGACCGACCTGGTCTTCGCGGGGATCGTGGGCCGGGAGATGCCGGCCGGCGTGACCAAGCAGCAGGCGCTGGAGGCGATGCGCGCCCGCGGTGACGAGGGCATGGCGGACATGCTGTCCGGCACCGACTTCACCCCCGGACAGGGCATCGACTTCGGCGCCGTCGGGGTCGTGGCGATCTGGGCGCTGGTGGTCTTCACCCTGGCCGGCCTGCTGATGCTGGTCGCGACCCGGCTGTCGAACCACGTCATGAACGGCACCCTGTACCGGATGCGCGAGGAGCTCCAGGCAAAGCTGTCGCGGCTGCCGCTGTCGTACTTCGACCAGCAGAAGCGCGGCGAGGTGCTGAGCCGGGCCACCAACGACATAGACAACATCGGCCAGACGCTGCAGCAGACGATGGGTCAGCTGCTGAACTCGCTGCTGACGATCGTCGGCGTGCTGGCCATGATGTTCTGGATCTCGCCGCTGCTGGCGCTGGTCGCGGTGGGGACCGTACCGGTCTCCGTCTACGTCGCCGCGAAGATCGGCAAGAAGTCGCAGCCGCAGTTCGTGGAGCAGTGGAAGACGACCGGCACGCTCAACGCCCACATCGAGGAGATGTACTCGGGGCACAACCTGGTCAAGGTCTTCGGCCGGCAGAAGGAGTCCGCGGCGGTCTTCGCCGAGCAGAACGAGGCGCTGTACCGGGCCTCCTTCAAGGCCCAGCTGGTCAGCGGCATCATGCAGCCGGTGATGTTCTTCATCTCGAACATCAACTACGTGCTGATCGCGGTGGTCGGCGGGCTGCGGGTCGCCTCCGGCAGCCTGTCGATCGGTGACGTGCAGGCCTTCATCCAGTACTCGCGGCAGTTCTCGATGCCGCTGACGCAGGTCGCGTCGATGGCGAACCTGGTGCAGTCCGGTGTCGCCTCGGCGGAGCGGGTCTACGAGCTGCTGGACGCCCCGGAGCAGGAGCGCGACGCCGACGTGCCGGAGCGCCCCCGGGAGCTGCGCGGACAGGTCACCTTCGACAAGGTGGCCTTCCGCTACGAGCCGGACCGGCCGCTCATCGAGAACCTGTCGCTCTCGGTGGAGCCGGGCCACACGGTCGCGATCGTCGGCCCGACGGGTGCCGGCAAGACGACCCTGGTGAACCTGCTGATGCGGTTCTACGAGGTCACGGGCGGCGAGATCGCCCTCGACGGGGTGGACATCGCCAAGATGACCCGCGAGGAGCTGCGCGGCGGCATCGGCATGGTGCTGCAGGACACCTGGCTGTTCGGCGGCACCATCGCGGAGAACATCGCCTACGGTGCCTCGCGCGAGGTGACGCGTGCCGAGATCGAGGAGGCGGCGCGGGCGGCGCACGCGGACCGGTTCATCCGGACGCTGCCGGACGGCTACGACACGGTGCTGGACGACGAGGGTTCGGGGGTCAGCGCGGGCGAGAAGCAGCTGATCACCATCGCCCGGGCGTTCCTGTCGGATCCGGTGATCCTGGTCCTCGACGAGGCGACGAGCTCGGTGGACACCCGTACCGAGGTGCTGATCCAGAAGGCGATGGCGCGGCTGGCGCACGGCCGTACGTCCTTCGTGATCGCGCACCGGCTCTCCACGATCCGCGACGCCGACGTGATCCTGGTGATGGAGAGCGGTTCGATCGTGGAGCAGGGCACGCACGAGGAGCTGCTGGCGTCGGGCGGTGCCTACGCTCGGCTGTACGCGGCGCAGTTCGCCCAGGCGGTCGCCGAGGTCGACTGA
- a CDS encoding NAD(P)/FAD-dependent oxidoreductase, with amino-acid sequence MVDAHRTFVIVGAGLAGAKAAETLRSEGFTGRVILIGDERDHPYERPPLSKGYLTGKEERESVFVHEPSWYAASDIELHLGQPAVHLDREAKRVVLGDGTVMHYDKLLLATGAEPRRLDIPGTGLAGVHHLRRLAHAERLRHVLAGLGRDNGHLLIAGAGWIGLEVAAAARGYGAEVTVVEPEATALHAVLGPEIGRLFGDLHADHGVRFHFGARLTEIVGQDGMVLAARTDDGEEHPAHAVLAAIGAAPRTALAETSGLALVDREHGGGIAVDASLCTSDPDVYAVGDVAAAHHPALGTRLRVEHWANALNGGPAAARAMLGQPVAYDRVPYFFSDQYDVGLEYSGYAPPGGYDQVLIRGDAGKREFIAFWLSEGRVLAGMNVNVWDVTEHIQALIRSKAPVDREALADPSVPLASLVPAEGA; translated from the coding sequence GTGGTCGACGCACACCGGACGTTCGTCATCGTCGGCGCGGGGCTCGCCGGGGCGAAGGCGGCCGAAACGCTGAGGTCGGAGGGGTTCACGGGGCGGGTGATCCTGATCGGCGACGAGCGTGACCATCCCTACGAGCGGCCCCCGCTGTCCAAGGGGTACCTGACGGGCAAGGAGGAGCGCGAGAGCGTCTTCGTCCACGAGCCGTCCTGGTACGCGGCCTCCGACATCGAACTGCACCTCGGCCAGCCGGCCGTCCACCTCGACCGGGAGGCCAAGCGCGTGGTCCTCGGGGACGGCACGGTCATGCACTACGACAAGCTGCTGCTGGCCACCGGCGCCGAGCCGCGCCGCCTGGACATCCCCGGCACCGGGCTGGCCGGGGTGCACCATCTGCGCCGGCTCGCGCACGCCGAGCGGCTGCGCCACGTCCTGGCGGGCCTCGGCCGGGACAACGGCCACCTGCTGATCGCGGGCGCCGGCTGGATCGGGCTGGAGGTCGCCGCCGCGGCCCGCGGGTACGGCGCCGAGGTGACCGTCGTCGAACCGGAGGCCACCGCGCTGCACGCCGTGCTCGGTCCCGAGATCGGCCGGCTCTTCGGCGACCTGCACGCCGATCACGGGGTGCGCTTCCACTTCGGGGCCCGGCTGACCGAGATCGTCGGCCAGGACGGGATGGTGCTGGCGGCCCGTACGGACGACGGCGAGGAGCACCCCGCGCACGCGGTGCTCGCCGCGATCGGGGCCGCGCCGCGGACGGCGCTCGCCGAGACCTCCGGGCTGGCCCTGGTCGACCGGGAGCACGGCGGCGGCATCGCCGTGGACGCCTCGCTGTGCACGTCCGACCCGGACGTCTACGCGGTCGGTGACGTGGCGGCCGCCCACCACCCGGCGCTCGGCACCCGGCTGCGGGTCGAGCACTGGGCCAACGCGCTGAACGGCGGCCCGGCCGCCGCCCGGGCGATGCTGGGACAGCCGGTCGCCTACGACCGGGTGCCGTACTTCTTCTCCGACCAGTACGACGTGGGCCTGGAGTACTCCGGTTACGCCCCGCCCGGCGGCTACGACCAGGTGCTGATCCGCGGTGACGCCGGCAAGCGGGAGTTCATCGCCTTCTGGCTGTCGGAGGGGCGGGTTCTCGCCGGAATGAACGTGAACGTGTGGGATGTCACCGAGCACATCCAGGCCCTGATCAGGTCCAAGGCGCCGGTGGATCGCGAAGCCCTTGCGGACCCGTCTGTTCCGCTTGCCTCGCTGGTTCCGGCGGAGGGGGCCTGA